From a region of the Alistipes sp. ZOR0009 genome:
- a CDS encoding MoaD/ThiS family protein, translating into MQLIVNGKEVEIDREIVKIGDLLGLLSIKRIPGMSIKVNGEPIRQTMWIKYPVFDGDVLDIYSSEEIIIK; encoded by the coding sequence ATGCAGCTAATAGTAAACGGAAAAGAGGTCGAAATAGACCGCGAAATTGTAAAAATAGGCGACTTGCTAGGGCTTCTTTCAATAAAACGCATTCCTGGAATGTCTATAAAGGTTAACGGGGAGCCCATTCGCCAAACCATGTGGATTAAGTACCCCGTTTTTGATGGGGATGTTCTTGATATATACTCATCAGAAGAAATAATTATTAAGTAA